The genomic window GTTGTGATCTTTCGATCGCCAGAGCCTGACCAGGAACATCTTTCGTAATTGTTGACCCGGCGCCGATGACTGCTTCTTTGCCGATGGATACCGGAGCAACAAAGTTTGTATTGCTGCCGACAAAAACACGGTCTTCAATAATGGTCTGATGCTTATTCTCACCATCATAGTTGCAGGTAATCGTTCCGGCACCTATGTTCACATTTTTGCCCAATCTGGAATCACCAATATAGCTCAGGTGAGGGACTTTGGTTCCCTCTTCAATGATGCTGTTTTTAATTTCTACGAAATCACCAACTTTAACCTCTTTACCCAAAACCGTTCCGGGTCTCAGGTAAGCATACGGTCCCACAAGGCAATTCTCTCCGATCACTGCGTCTCGCGCAACAGAGTGCTCGATTTGACATCCCTTCTGACAAACACAGTTGATCAGTGTTGTCGAGGGGCCAATGTTCGCGCCTTCTTCAATCCTGGTATTTCCTTTAATTATCGTAAAAGGATTAAGGATGACGTCCTTCCCAAGAACAACTTCCGCATCTATAAAAACCGATGGAGGATTGATGATCGTTACTCCCTCCATCATCCAGTATTTTCTGATTCGATCATACAAGATATCCTCGGCTTCAGCCAGCTGAACCCGATTATTAATGCCTAAAGCTTCTGACGGGTCGTTCGTACAAAAGACCTCAATTTTTTGACCGGACGAAAGTAGGATATCAAAGACATCAGTGAGATAATACTCGCCCTGGGCATTTTTAGGCGTAATCTTCTGAAGCGCAAATTTCAAGGCTGCTCCGTTGAAACAATAGGTGCCTGTATTGATCTCCTTAATCCCTTTTTGCAAAGCATCTGCATCTTTTTCTTCGATAATGCCTTGAAAAACATTGTTCTCTTTCAATATCCTTCCATAACCAGAAGGATTCTCCATGATTGCCGTGAGTACTGTGGCTGAAGAGCCCGTCTTTTGGTGAATCTCCATTAATGACTGAAGCGTATGCCCCGCTAAAAGCGGCTGATCCCCGCTTAAGACCAGAATGCTACTGTCTTCATCGACCAATGGCAATACCTGCATCATGGCGTGACCTGTACCCAATTGTTCTTCCTGAACAACCACCCTGGTTCGTTCCCCAAGGTGTTCCGACAACATTTCGCGGCCATGACCGACAATCGTAATGACATCATTAATTCCCGGTTTTGCAACCTTCTCCAGAACGTGGTCAATCAGCGGACGGCCAGCCAGAGTGTGCATCACTTTCGGTAATTCCGATTTCATACGGGTACCTTTTCCCGCAGCCAAAATGACTGCTGTAAAATGAGACATTTCCTTATTTATCCTCCAAAGTGATCAAGTACCTTATCAACCTTAAAATATCCTATAATGGATGAGCAGATACTCGCATAGTCGTACTTCATTATTATAACGAATTATTGCCAAGAATAAAAAGAAATTACAGATATTTTTTTGTATTCCGCCTATATTATTGCAGTTTTATTTAATATGATAAAAAAGAGACCTCTCAAATGATGGTCTCTCCTCAGCAAAATCAAATATTATTCAATGCCCTTTCCGTATTCTTCTAGTACCTTAGTCTGGATTTTTTCTCTTGCCGCAGATGAAATCGGGTGGGCAATATCGCGAAAATCGCCTTCCGGGGTCTTTCGACTGGGCATCGCCACAAATAAACCATTCGTCCCTTCAACCACTTTTACATCGTGAACAACAAACTCGTTGTCAAATGTAACCGATACGACTGCTTTCATCTTGCCTTCGGCATTTACCTTTCGGACTCTGACGTCAGTAATCTCCATGCTGAGAATCACCACCCTTCTCTTTCGCCTCCAGAAAAATCTTCTTTTTTTATTCTCTATTTGGCAAAAAACTCCTTCTTTTTAGCAAAAAAAATTTCCAATTCAAAATATTCTACATCATTTTTGGGTCATTTGCCTTGACAAACGTCCTGCCTTTTGAAGAATCTATTTCCAGCTGCAGAAGAGCAAGGTAGTCTTCGACTAGCCTTGAGTTATTCCAGAGTGTATCTTCCATCAAAATGCCAAGGCCTACGACTTTGGCATCAAATTCCTGCATAAGGTCGATCAGCCCTTTGGCTGTGCCCCCGGCTTTAATGAAATCATCAATGATCAGCACTTTTTTCCCGGTACCCAAAGCCTTGCGGGTTAAAGACATGGTCTGAATTCTTTTGGAGGAACCGGATATGTAATTAATACTAACCGAAGAACCTTCCGTCACCTTATTGCCATGCTGCACCACAACAGCAGGTACACCCAGCGCATCAGCAGTCATCAGGGCCAGCGGAATTCCTTTTGTTTCAATCGTTATCACGGCTTCAGGACTTCTTTTCCGAAAAACGCTCGCAAAAATAAGCCCTAATTTCCTGGCAATGATCGGATTATAGAGAATATCAGACATATAAAGAAATCCGCCAGGAAGCGTTCTGTCGCCCGCATTTAAATTTCCGGCAAGAGATGTCAGGAAGTTTTTTGCTTCTTCTCTGCCGATTCCGGGCAAATACTTGACACCTCCGGCCGCCCCTGAAATTGTATCCAAATTGCCCTTGTCCGTGAGCGTTAAACTTTCTTTAATCGCGACCAGGTCTTCACTGATGGTCGATCTCGCAGTGTCAAAACGGTCGGCAAAAAAACCCAAAGTCAAAAGCTCATTCGGGTGGGAAATCAGGATTTCTGTTAACGCAATCATTCTTTCAATTCTTTTCATGCAATCATCTCTTTTATTTCATCTCATAAAACACTATGCAGGAACTGTTATTCGCTTTTGCGGCTCGACGACATACCCCTTAAAGCTTCAAACATGACATTCCCGGCATTTTCAATATGTGCCGCTGCAAGCTTTTGCGCTTCTTCCACATCATGCCTTGCCACAGCATCAATGATCGCCCGGTGTTCCTGAATCGTATTTTTAACCCTTCCCGGAACTGCCAAAGATGTTGTCCGGAACCGCTGTGTCTGCTCTTTCAGGTTCGCAAGAATCTGAATCAGCCTCTCATTCCTGCTTGCCTTATACAAAAGAGCGTGGAAGTCTATATCGGACTGGACAATAACATCCAGAGAATCAGGCATTTTTTCATAATATAAAATCCGTTCCATCTCGTCAATTTCTTCTTCTGTAATCTTCTCGGCGGCGAGTCCTGCTGCCAGTCCTTCCAGGGCTGCGCGAATTTCAAATACGTCTTTAACATCCTTATGAGAGACCCCTGCCACATAAGCGCCCCTTCGCGGAACCATGACCACGAAGCCCTCCAGTTCAAGTTTGCGGATCGCTTCTCTTACAGGTGTACGGCTTACGCCCATTTCTTCTGCCAGCTGGATTTCCATCAAGCGTTCTCCTGGCTCCAGGACTCCACTGACGATAGCCTCCCGTAGGGCCTCAAGCACAATTTCCCTCAGAGGTTTATAACTATCAAGTTTTACCGGTACTAAACGTCTTTCCACCAAAAATCACTCCTTTTCTCCAGATTAATATTTCGAGAACCAATCGTTTTTACTAACCAGGTTTGATGATAACCCTTCTCAGCCAGAACCTTGCGCATCTTTTCCCCCTGACTATAATCCTTTACGATTCCGAACATTGTAGACCCGCTTCCGGACATCAGAGCTCCAAGGCAGCCTCCTTCCAGCAACAGCCGTTTTAAGACAGAAATCTTAGGGACAAGATCAAAAACAATATTCTCCAGATCATTAGAAAGCATTCTGCCAATCGTATCGATCCTGGCAGCACTTAGAACACTCACCCATCTTTGTTGATTGAGCTTCGAAAACTCAGCGCGTTTATCAAACAATCGATATGCATCTGCAGTGCTTACCCCCTGCTCCGGTTTAACCAGGATGATATCCATCTCGGGTGCCGGGGGGAGTTCTTGGAGTTCAGAACCGGTCCCTTCCCCCCATGCTGTTCCTCCAAGCAGACAAAATGCCGTATCCGAACCACATTGTTTAGCCAGCCCCACTAAATGTTCATAGGAGAAAGGATTTGACAGTAGCCTGTTCAATCCTATAAGAACAGCTGCGGCATCACTGCTTCCCCCGGCAAGCCCCGCCTGCAACGGAATATGTTTTTCGATCTTAATCTCAACTCCGGGAATGGCACCTGACGTCCTGGTCTTATATTCATCCAGAAAAAGCCCGGCAGCCTGATAAGCGAGATTTTTTTCGCCGCTTAATTCGCCGCAAAGGCAAGATATCCCGCCACCTTGAAGTGTGATCTCAACCCGGTCAAACAGAGACACAGATTGAAAGACCGTTTCAAGACTATGATATCCGTCAGCCCTGATATCATTGACAGCCAGCGCAAGGTTTATCTTGGCCGGTGCCAAAACAACCACAGAATTTTCTTTCATATTTACCAAGTTCTTTTACCTTTGATACGATAGAATTATTTTCCTAATATTATAGCGTATTACACCCTCATCCTGCCAGAAAAATATTCTAATCCGCCAAATTTCTTATTTCCGGCAGGATTAAATTGAGGTGATCATTAATGATTTTTCTTAACGGCTCTGCTTTTTCATAAAAGATCACAACAATATCTCCTTCTCTGGCTTTTGCCAGAGCTTCGCGCAAGGCTTCCTCTTCCTTAAGAATGATCTTTATTGAACTTGCCTTTTTCCCTTCCCTTAAAGCCTCTTCATAGATCATATGCGCAATTTCTCCTGATTTTCTGCCTCGCAGATCTGCATCTTCCTTAATATACAGTAGATCAAATCCTGCGGCAGCTTCCCTGGCAAATTGTTTTACTGTGGTGTCGCTTCTGTCACCGGGCAAGCCGATACACCCTACAATCCTCTTGTGCCCAATCGTCTGAAGTGTTTGGACAACCTCTTTAATACCGGCGGGGTTATGACCGTAATCCAGAATTACCTTAAAGCCATCCATTTCATAATATTCGAGCCTTCCCTGATTATCTTCAGGATTTTGCCCAAAGCCGCTTACCGCCCTCCTGATTTGCGGAGCAGTATATCCCAAAGCGTAGCAAGCTGCAACAGCTGCCAGGACATTTTGAACATTATGCCTCGCTTTTCCTCCCCAGGTAATCGGGATTTTGTTCAGGTTACAAACAGTTGAGCCGCAGGTCCCCTGGTAAATCCATATCTTCTTCTGATCTGCGACCACGGCAACCCCTCCAAACGCCAGGTGTTTACAGATTCTTCTGTTTTGGATTTCGGTACTAAAGTAAATAACATGGCCACTGGCTTTTTGGTCCAGGTTCACAACCTGAGGATCATCCGCATTTAGAATGGCAAAACCATGCTTTTGTACTCTTTCAGCAACCAGACTCTTCACCTTGCTCAAATCCTCAATAGTATCAATACCGTATTGACCGAGATGATCCTCAGAAATATTTGTGATAATCGCGACATCCGCATAATCATAACCGAGACCCGCCCGTAAAATCCCCCCTCTGGCTGTTTCCAGGACTGCAACTTGGACATCGGGGTGTCTCAGGACAGTCCTGGCACTGGCAGGTCCGCTGTGGTCACCCTTGCTGAGCAGTCTGTCATTAATATAGATTCCTTCCGTGGAAGTCATCCCTACTGTTAACTGCTGTTTCCGGAGCATTTTACTTAAAAGACGGACGACAGTTGTCTTGCCATTGGTTCCTGTCACCGAGACAATAGGGATTCTGCCGTTTCCATGCGGAAAGAGGATATTGACAATATCCCTGCCGATATTCCTGCTTTGGCCGGCACTGGGCAGCAAATGCATCCTTAAACCCGGAGCTGCATTGACCTCAATAATTCTGCCATCCTGCTCCCGGTAAGAACGCCTGATATCTTCCAGAATAAAGTCTATCCCGGCAATATCGAGTCCCAGTACGCTTGCTGCATAAACAGCCAGCTCAGCATTATCCCTGTGCACCAAATCTGTCACGTCCACTGCCGTTGATCCGGTACTGAGGTTCGCACTTTGCCGGAGTACGACTTTTTCTCCAAGATGTGGAACAGATTTCAGCGAAAATCCCTGCCGGCTGAGATCTAAAATAAGAACGGGATCAACCGCGATTTTTGATAAATATTTTTCATGCCCCGTTCCCCTTAGAGGATTATTATTTTCCTGTTCGATCAGCTCTTCAATGCTCGATTTGCCGTTTCCGGCAACTATCGGCGGTCTTCTCCTGGCCGCCGCCACCAATTTGCCCCCAACAACAAGAAGCCGGTAGTTGTTTCCTTTGATGTATTCTTCGATAATCACCTTTGTGCTGTAGATCTGCGCCAGGCGGCAGGCTTTAACAATCTCACTTTCCTTCGTTAAATTGAGAGATACACCTTTCCCCTGATTGCCCATACAAGGCTTGACAACCACACTGCCGTCAAATTGTCGGAACAGCTTCAGAATCTCCTCTTCCGAAGAAGCAATCTTTCCGCGTGGAACCGGTATGGCAGATTCACTGAGTATTAGCCGCGTAAGCTGTTTGTCTGCTGCAATATCTGTTCCGATGCAGCTCGTTCCACTTGTCATCGCCGCCTGTATTCTTTTTTGCAGACGGCCATAGCCAAGCTGATAAAGATTCCCATCCCCGAGCTTATCGTAAGGAATACCTCTGTCAAGGCAAGCCTGAAGAATGGCTTGCGTGGACGGCCCAGGCATATACGCTGAACGAAGTTTTTTTAATTGAGCGACCAACGGCTCAGCATTCGGCTCTTCCCCATAGCGCAGCCGGTTGAGAAAACCGGCTGCAGCATAAAGTGCCTCAATCGCTGCTTCCTTGCATTCATATTCATAGATCACCTCATATTCTTCCATTTCTTCAACCAGAATACGCGTTTTGCCGTAACGGCTTTTTTCTCCGGCTAAAGTCAGTAATTCTATACTGACATGCTCCAATACATGTCCAGGCAATGTTCCTTCTTCCAGTCTTTCAACAAACCCTCCGGGTTTTCCACGGGAACAGGTATGGTCGGCAAGTGAAGGTAGCGCCTTTAACAATCTTTGATTGAAATCGCCAAGCTCATGGGTCATTTTCCCCTGCCATTCGGCAATACTGACGATTCCGCGGATCACGGGCCTGTAACTGAAAAAGTTTGCACCTTCAATTGCTTTCACCTGATGTATCTTCATGAAGATGTAGCCTCCTGTTTCATTTCCTTTTTAGACAGCTCCGAATGATTCATACTGAATCCTTCAGCCTCACTCAGAAAGCTGGTCCGTTCAGTAATATTAAATCTCCAGCCTTCACTCAAAACGTGTACTTTGACCGGGGCAAGGGCCAGAGGCTTCCCATTATTTAAGTCGTCCACATTACTGATCACTGCACATGAAGCATCGGCAATAAGTACTGTTCCGCGCCCGATCACCCGAAAGGTCCCGTCTTTTCTGATATGGACAGATGTATCTTCATCAATTCCCATTCCTAAAAAGTACGGATTTAAAGAGACAGCCGTCATTAGCCGTCCAATCCTTCCTCTTTGGGCAAAATGCTGGTCAATAATGACACCCTTCAAAAGTCCTAGTCCGGGGGCCATCTGAATTAAGTCTTCACCAGGCGTATCTCCCTGTCCGCCGATAATCATTGTATCAGACATTACGGATGCTCCGGCACTGGTCCCTCCGATAATAACCCCTTGCTCATACAGATGCTGCAAGGCCATACCCATTGCAGTCCCGCCGATCATCGCTGTGATCCTGAGCTGGTCCCCCCCTGTAAAGAAAATACCGCTGGCTTGAACGATCTTTTCAATATTTTCACCTGCATTGGCATACGCTCTGTCTTGAATGGCAATCACGTCTATATTTGAGCAGCCAAACCTCATAAAAAGGTCTCTATAAATGATCCCCGCCTGCTCCCCGTCCTCTGAAGCTGCAGTAATCACACATATCCTGGATCTTTTTTCTCCTGCCTCGCGGTAATAATATTTTAAAATTTTACAGTCTTTTTCCTTGTCTTCTGCTCCGCCGATAATAAGCAGATTTCCCATAATATGCTCGGTCATAGCATCCCTCCGAGCTTAATTTGTGGAAATCTGCGTAAATTATTCCTAAACTTGTATTTTATTCATGGATCAATGCTCTACTTTGGGGTAACCTCTTCTGAGCTGTCCTCTTGTTTCAATTCCGCCTACACCGTCTACACCCGTAACTGTATGCCGAATAATATCTTTGAGAGAAACGGTACGGTCAATTGGCGTATAGGCAATGCTTTCCACCAGAAACACAGGGTCTAAGGCATGAATCAGCATTCGCCTTGGCGAAGAGGCAAAGTTTGCACCGGCTTCAATAATTGCTTCGAAATTAGACTGGCATCCGCCTGCAAAGATAACCAACTGATCTTTATTCGGCTGAATTCGCCTTGCTTCTGTAACGGACTGCACAAAATGGCCCGAGCTCCGGTAGCTGTCCAGACTTTTCAAATTACTCTTCCCTTTAAGCAAAGAGTCATGACCTGTCAAAACCAGAATATCCGCCGGATAATCTCGCAAAGACCCGGCAATTGCCTTGGGCTGTTCCGCTTCCGATTTACAAATTCCTTTGGCCTGAAGTCCCAATTGTCTATACGTTTTTAGACAATGATCCAAATATTCCTGATCTCCGTCCAAATGAAGAATTTTGCCCGGTATTTCAAAGTACTCTTCTTCAACGTTGAATTTGCGGTCGTAGACAACCTTACGGAATTTTTTATAAACTTCCTGAGAATCGGCCAGCTGATAATGGACAATTTGCTTATCATCCTTGAAAATAAGGTCATCGACATCGGCGTCGGCGATTAATCGGTAATTGAGCCCACCGAGTACTGCCGTTACTTTCTTGCGCCTTTTATTCAGGGCCAGTATTTTTAGAAATAAATCCTGGTTATAAGAAAGGCGGGCCACAATATCTCCTGTCTTAAACATGTCTAACCCTCCTGCTCTTCGCAAACTCCTTTAAAAATAGCCGCATCTATATTTTCTGATTTACTCTATTTTATGACATAAAAAAATACCGGTTCCCAAACCGGTATCCTTAGAATCAATTTCTTTGCGCCTCCCAGACGACTACAATCTTCTGATAATCAAGTATCCCGACATCTTCAGCCCTGAGCTTCGGGTCTACTCCTGCAGCCTTGAGTATCTCCGCAGTTTGCTCTTTGGGTAAGGAGAGTCCGCTGGAAAGCGTATTCAGCAGCATCTTCCTTCGCTGCGCAAAAGCCGCCCGCACAACCTTGAAAAAGACGTCTCTCTTTTCCAATGAGAATCCTGGATATGGCCGGATATCCAGTCTTAGCACCGTCGATGTGACCTTCGGCTGAGGCCAGAAGGCCGAAGGGGGAACATCGAACAGCCTTTTGACCTCGGCTGATAACTGAACGGCAATCGATAATATCCCATAATCCCTTCCCCCGGGCAGGGCACACATTCGGTCGGCAACTTCTTTCTGGACCATTACGGTCATGCCCTGCAGCGATTCCGCTTGGTCAAGAAAATGCATCAGTAGCGGATTTGTGATGTAGTATGGGAGATTGCCAATCAGCCAGCCTTTTTCCTGTCCCCAGAGATTGGCTAGTTTAAGCTTCAGGGCATCCATATGCAGCAGAACAAACGGGTAGGCGTTTAATTCTCTTTGGAGCAGCTCAACCTTTTCCTTATCAAGTTCTACCGCCCACATTTTAGGGTATTTCGGGGCAAGCATCCTTGTAAGTGCGCCCGGTCCCGGTCCAATCTCGACCAGCGGCAGATCGGTCCGGGGCACGCCCTCCTGTACAATTCTTTCAATAATACTGTCATCAACTAAAAAATTCTGACCCAAAGATTTTTTGGCCCGGACGCCATGGCGTACAACTCTGCGGATATAGGACGTCGTATCTTCCCATCTTGCTTCCGTCACTTACTTTCCATTCCCTTCCATCTGCTTTACTGCGGAATAAAATTCGTCTTTGGTTATCCCAAAACGGTTGACGCGAAATAAAAATTGCTTGGCGTTGGTATCCCCAATCCCCAAAATTCTCCCGAGCCGGGACCGTCTTGCAGCCGAACAGCTTTGCCCAACCAGGCCGCTTTGCCGCAAATCAGCCATTACTACCGCCTCAGTATTCATCTTCTCAGCAATTTTCACTCCATCGTTGCTGTCCATATTCGAAATCTTTACTTCGAGTATTTTGGAAAACGCTTTCCTGATCTCCTCCGAAGAAACGTTTTCCAGGCCAATATCATGATCTTTCGGATTGCGGGCTACCTCGACAGAAAGATAAACATGCCTGGCTTTCGGGATCCGTTTATTGATCCGCTCCCGAATCTGTTTTCCGGCAAAATCAGGGTCCGTACAGACAATAACGCCGCGTCTCTCTGCCATCTCCGCAATATACTCCAGCTTTTGTTCGGTCAATCCAAACCCCTCCGTCCAGATGACGTCAACTTTGCCCAGGGCACGTCTGACTGCATGCGCATCGTTTTTTCCTTCGACCACGATCAGCGGCTCATA from Dehalobacter sp. includes these protein-coding regions:
- the spoVG gene encoding septation regulator SpoVG, whose product is MEITDVRVRKVNAEGKMKAVVSVTFDNEFVVHDVKVVEGTNGLFVAMPSRKTPEGDFRDIAHPISSAAREKIQTKVLEEYGKGIE
- the rsmA gene encoding 16S rRNA (adenine(1518)-N(6)/adenine(1519)-N(6))-dimethyltransferase RsmA encodes the protein MTEARWEDTTSYIRRVVRHGVRAKKSLGQNFLVDDSIIERIVQEGVPRTDLPLVEIGPGPGALTRMLAPKYPKMWAVELDKEKVELLQRELNAYPFVLLHMDALKLKLANLWGQEKGWLIGNLPYYITNPLLMHFLDQAESLQGMTVMVQKEVADRMCALPGGRDYGILSIAVQLSAEVKRLFDVPPSAFWPQPKVTSTVLRLDIRPYPGFSLEKRDVFFKVVRAAFAQRRKMLLNTLSSGLSLPKEQTAEILKAAGVDPKLRAEDVGILDYQKIVVVWEAQRN
- a CDS encoding cyanophycinase, which gives rise to MTEHIMGNLLIIGGAEDKEKDCKILKYYYREAGEKRSRICVITAASEDGEQAGIIYRDLFMRFGCSNIDVIAIQDRAYANAGENIEKIVQASGIFFTGGDQLRITAMIGGTAMGMALQHLYEQGVIIGGTSAGASVMSDTMIIGGQGDTPGEDLIQMAPGLGLLKGVIIDQHFAQRGRIGRLMTAVSLNPYFLGMGIDEDTSVHIRKDGTFRVIGRGTVLIADASCAVISNVDDLNNGKPLALAPVKVHVLSEGWRFNITERTSFLSEAEGFSMNHSELSKKEMKQEATSS
- the ispE gene encoding 4-(cytidine 5'-diphospho)-2-C-methyl-D-erythritol kinase; protein product: MKENSVVVLAPAKINLALAVNDIRADGYHSLETVFQSVSLFDRVEITLQGGGISCLCGELSGEKNLAYQAAGLFLDEYKTRTSGAIPGVEIKIEKHIPLQAGLAGGSSDAAAVLIGLNRLLSNPFSYEHLVGLAKQCGSDTAFCLLGGTAWGEGTGSELQELPPAPEMDIILVKPEQGVSTADAYRLFDKRAEFSKLNQQRWVSVLSAARIDTIGRMLSNDLENIVFDLVPKISVLKRLLLEGGCLGALMSGSGSTMFGIVKDYSQGEKMRKVLAEKGYHQTWLVKTIGSRNINLEKRSDFWWKDV
- the yabG gene encoding sporulation peptidase YabG, whose translation is MFKTGDIVARLSYNQDLFLKILALNKRRKKVTAVLGGLNYRLIADADVDDLIFKDDKQIVHYQLADSQEVYKKFRKVVYDRKFNVEEEYFEIPGKILHLDGDQEYLDHCLKTYRQLGLQAKGICKSEAEQPKAIAGSLRDYPADILVLTGHDSLLKGKSNLKSLDSYRSSGHFVQSVTEARRIQPNKDQLVIFAGGCQSNFEAIIEAGANFASSPRRMLIHALDPVFLVESIAYTPIDRTVSLKDIIRHTVTGVDGVGGIETRGQLRRGYPKVEH
- the purR gene encoding pur operon repressor codes for the protein MKRIERMIALTEILISHPNELLTLGFFADRFDTARSTISEDLVAIKESLTLTDKGNLDTISGAAGGVKYLPGIGREEAKNFLTSLAGNLNAGDRTLPGGFLYMSDILYNPIIARKLGLIFASVFRKRSPEAVITIETKGIPLALMTADALGVPAVVVQHGNKVTEGSSVSINYISGSSKRIQTMSLTRKALGTGKKVLIIDDFIKAGGTAKGLIDLMQEFDAKVVGLGILMEDTLWNNSRLVEDYLALLQLEIDSSKGRTFVKANDPKMM
- the glmU gene encoding bifunctional UDP-N-acetylglucosamine diphosphorylase/glucosamine-1-phosphate N-acetyltransferase GlmU, whose protein sequence is MSHFTAVILAAGKGTRMKSELPKVMHTLAGRPLIDHVLEKVAKPGINDVITIVGHGREMLSEHLGERTRVVVQEEQLGTGHAMMQVLPLVDEDSSILVLSGDQPLLAGHTLQSLMEIHQKTGSSATVLTAIMENPSGYGRILKENNVFQGIIEEKDADALQKGIKEINTGTYCFNGAALKFALQKITPKNAQGEYYLTDVFDILLSSGQKIEVFCTNDPSEALGINNRVQLAEAEDILYDRIRKYWMMEGVTIINPPSVFIDAEVVLGKDVILNPFTIIKGNTRIEEGANIGPSTTLINCVCQKGCQIEHSVARDAVIGENCLVGPYAYLRPGTVLGKEVKVGDFVEIKNSIIEEGTKVPHLSYIGDSRLGKNVNIGAGTITCNYDGENKHQTIIEDRVFVGSNTNFVAPVSIGKEAVIGAGSTITKDVPGQALAIERSQQRIIENWHSAKKK
- the cphA gene encoding cyanophycin synthetase yields the protein MKIHQVKAIEGANFFSYRPVIRGIVSIAEWQGKMTHELGDFNQRLLKALPSLADHTCSRGKPGGFVERLEEGTLPGHVLEHVSIELLTLAGEKSRYGKTRILVEEMEEYEVIYEYECKEAAIEALYAAAGFLNRLRYGEEPNAEPLVAQLKKLRSAYMPGPSTQAILQACLDRGIPYDKLGDGNLYQLGYGRLQKRIQAAMTSGTSCIGTDIAADKQLTRLILSESAIPVPRGKIASSEEEILKLFRQFDGSVVVKPCMGNQGKGVSLNLTKESEIVKACRLAQIYSTKVIIEEYIKGNNYRLLVVGGKLVAAARRRPPIVAGNGKSSIEELIEQENNNPLRGTGHEKYLSKIAVDPVLILDLSRQGFSLKSVPHLGEKVVLRQSANLSTGSTAVDVTDLVHRDNAELAVYAASVLGLDIAGIDFILEDIRRSYREQDGRIIEVNAAPGLRMHLLPSAGQSRNIGRDIVNILFPHGNGRIPIVSVTGTNGKTTVVRLLSKMLRKQQLTVGMTSTEGIYINDRLLSKGDHSGPASARTVLRHPDVQVAVLETARGGILRAGLGYDYADVAIITNISEDHLGQYGIDTIEDLSKVKSLVAERVQKHGFAILNADDPQVVNLDQKASGHVIYFSTEIQNRRICKHLAFGGVAVVADQKKIWIYQGTCGSTVCNLNKIPITWGGKARHNVQNVLAAVAACYALGYTAPQIRRAVSGFGQNPEDNQGRLEYYEMDGFKVILDYGHNPAGIKEVVQTLQTIGHKRIVGCIGLPGDRSDTTVKQFAREAAAGFDLLYIKEDADLRGRKSGEIAHMIYEEALREGKKASSIKIILKEEEALREALAKAREGDIVVIFYEKAEPLRKIINDHLNLILPEIRNLAD
- a CDS encoding GntR family transcriptional regulator; this translates as MERRLVPVKLDSYKPLREIVLEALREAIVSGVLEPGERLMEIQLAEEMGVSRTPVREAIRKLELEGFVVMVPRRGAYVAGVSHKDVKDVFEIRAALEGLAAGLAAEKITEEEIDEMERILYYEKMPDSLDVIVQSDIDFHALLYKASRNERLIQILANLKEQTQRFRTTSLAVPGRVKNTIQEHRAIIDAVARHDVEEAQKLAAAHIENAGNVMFEALRGMSSSRKSE
- a CDS encoding DUF4093 domain-containing protein, whose amino-acid sequence is MNFNTNTGLDYEPLIVVEGKNDAHAVRRALGKVDVIWTEGFGLTEQKLEYIAEMAERRGVIVCTDPDFAGKQIRERINKRIPKARHVYLSVEVARNPKDHDIGLENVSSEEIRKAFSKILEVKISNMDSNDGVKIAEKMNTEAVVMADLRQSGLVGQSCSAARRSRLGRILGIGDTNAKQFLFRVNRFGITKDEFYSAVKQMEGNGK